The following proteins are encoded in a genomic region of Vicugna pacos chromosome 16, VicPac4, whole genome shotgun sequence:
- the CRK gene encoding adapter molecule crk isoform X2: MAGNFDSEERSSWYWGRLSRQEAVALLQGQRHGVFLVRDSSTSPGDYVLSVSENSRVSHYIINSSGPRPPVPPSPAQPPPGVSPSRLRIGDQEFDSLPALLEFYKIHYLDTTTLIEPVSRSRQGSGVILRQEEAEYVRALFDFNGNDEEDLPFKKGDILRIRDKPEEQWWNAEDSEGKRGMIPVPYVEKYRPASASVSALIGGR; this comes from the exons ATGGCGGGCAACTTCGACTCGGAGGAGCGGAGTAGCTGGTACTGGGGGCGGCTGAGCCGGCAGGAGGCGGTGGCGCTGTTGCAGGGCCAGCGGCACGGGGTGTTCCTGGTGCGGGACTCGAGCACCAGCCCCGGGGACTATGTGCTCAGCGTCTCCGAGAACTCGCGCGTCTCCCACTACATCATCAACAGCAGCGGCCCGCGCCCGCCAGTGCCACCGTCGCCCGCCCAGCCTCCGCCCG GGGTGAGCCCCTCCAGACTCCGAATAGGAGATCAAGAATTTGATTCATTGCCTGCTTTACTGGAATTCTACAAAATACACTATTTGGACACTACAACGTTGATAGAACCAGTTTCCAGATCCAGGCAGGGTAGTGGCGTGATTctcaggcaggaggaggcagagtATGTACGAGCCCTCTTTGACTTTAATGGGAATGATGAAGAAGATCTTCCCTTTAAGAAAGGAGACATCCTGAGAATCCGGGATAAGCCTGAAGAGCAGTGGTGGAATGCAGAGGACAGCGAAGGCAAGAGGGGGATGATTCCAGTCCCTTACGTCGAGAAGTATAGACCTGCCTCCGCCTCAGTATCGGCTCTGATTGGAG